The proteins below are encoded in one region of Helianthus annuus cultivar XRQ/B chromosome 2, HanXRQr2.0-SUNRISE, whole genome shotgun sequence:
- the LOC110898846 gene encoding uncharacterized protein LOC110898846: MAMVFRGVGRVHALDRLPTLENLARRNIQVGSLMCKFCGEMQETSEHLFISCGLSQSVWEFVRTWCQLHRFVLFDVKDALQYHKDARGSKRWKTAIYTVIQTTLWCIWRARNEAIFNGKQPMARNIKEEIKVLGFLWLKNRAKESNLTWEKWCNFDLRYMGI; encoded by the exons ATGGCAATGGTGTTTAGAGGAGTCGGGCGAGTTCACG CTTTGGATCGGCTACCGACATTGGAGAATCTCGCTAGAAGGAATATACAGGTGGGATCTTTGATGTGTAAATTCTGCGGAGAAATGCAAGAGACATCGGAGCATCTTTTTATCTCCTGCGGATTGTCACAATCGGTTTGGGAATTCGTGCGAACATGGTGCCAGTTGCATAGGTTTGTGTTATTCGACGTTAAAGATGCTTTACAATATCATAAGGATGCTAGAGGATCAAAAAGATGGAAGACGGCGATCTACACGGTCATTCAAACCACACTTTGGTGCATATGGAGGGCACGGAACGAGGCAATTTTTAACGGTAAACAACCAATGGCGAGGAACATCAAGGAGGAGATTAAAGTATTGGGGTTTTTATGGTTAAAGAATCGAGCAAAGGAGTCAAATCTTACGTGGGAAAAATGGTGCAATTTCGATTTAAGGTATATGGGCATCTGA
- the LOC110898859 gene encoding uncharacterized protein LOC110898859 — protein MDSPSSSSMLNYCYHEFFADGDGSTDEEVEQEAVMGACKLAMRYAEHCRRPQAKKGKRGYIERDRRGAHDRLMKDYFDEEPTYSNEMFRRRFRMSKRLFLRIVHDLEANYDYFKQKADARGELGFTGIQKCTSALRILAYGNTTDINDEYLKMGEKTTRDSLEHFCRGIIDVYGARYLRTPTWDDLQKIYEEDKEDVVRKMVNGDMAF, from the exons ATGGATTCTCCTAGTTCTTCATCCATGCTAAACTATTGCTACCACGAGTTTTTTGCGGATGGCGATGGTTCAACCGATGAGGAGGTTGAGCAAGAGGCGGTTATGGGTGCTTGTAAACTAGCGATGAGATATGCCGAGCATTGTCGTCGCCCCCAAGCAAAAAAAGGTAAAAGAGGTTATATTGAACGAGACCGACGCGGGGCACACGATCGTTTGATGAAAGATTATTTTGATGAGGAGCCGACATATTCGAACGAAATGTTTAGACGTCGTTTCCGAATGAGTAAGCGGTTATTTCTACGTATAGTCCACGACTTGGAAGCCAACtacgattattttaaacaaaaagcggATGCGAGAGGGGAACTTGGATTTACCGGTATCCAAAAGTGTACCTCGGCGTTACGAATCCTTGCTTATGGAAACACTACCGACATCAATGACGAGTATCTAAAAATGGGGGAGAAAACAACGAGAGATAGCTTGGAGCATTTTTGTCGCG gtataatTGATGTGTACGGTGCGCGTTATCTTAGAACGCCCACATGGGACGACCTTCAAAAGATCTACGAG GAGGATAAGGAGGATGTTGTGAGAAAAATGGTAAATGGAGACATGgcattttag